The stretch of DNA ATGGGCTGCTTTTGGAATAAATAGACCAAACGAGGGAAAAAGGACCGCTCCTTCTGCAATGAACAAACAAGAAATCGACATCTATGTTGCCTTAAAAATGGGGTTATATTTATATGACCCAAATAAAAATCTTTTAAAAAAAATCCACAATAAAGATATTCGTAGAGCAACAGGAGAGCAGGATTTCGTAGGTATCGCTCCTATAAATTTAATCTTTGTAGCGGACTATTCAAGGATGGGAGAAATTTCTGAAGAAAATAAAAATTTCTTTTCTGCTATAGATGCAGGTTTTATTGCACAGAATGTTTATCTTTACTGTGCTTCTAATAAACTTGGAACTGTTGTAAGGGCTTGGATAGACAGAGATAACCTTTCAAAATTAATGGAACTTAAAGAAGACCAAAAAATAATTATTGCCCAAACTGTAGGATATCCAGCAAATTAAAAAGTTTCTTTTTCATTGACAAAAGAGAATTTTTAAAGTATAATTTTATTATGAAATGGAAGTTTGTAAAAGAACCAGAAGAAATAGTTACTCTTCCTCAAATGTTTTTAAAAACCGTTATGAGTTATCCTGAAAATGCAGCAATTAAACTTGTGGGAGAAGGAGGGAATTTAAAAGAGTGGTCTTACGAGGAACTTTATAATTTAATAATTTCTCTTGCCATTCAAATGAAAACCAAAAAAATTAAGAAAGGGGATAGAGTAGCCATATATGGTTATTACTCTCCAGAATGGGTTATTACTTATTTTGCAATTCAGTTTATAGGAGCAATTGGGGTTCCCATTGACAATCGGTTAACATATAGAGAAGCTCATTACCTTGTTAACGATTCAGGTGCAAAAATTCTATTTTATTCCCCAGATTTATTAGCAGATGAACTTGTAGTAGAGAAAAGAGAAAAATATCTTCCTTTGGAGCTACCAAATTTTACATCGGAAGTTAAAGATTTTCCCTTACCTCCTTTAAGTCTTGACGATCCTGCGGTTATTCTTTACACTTCAGGCACAACAGGCTCTCCCAAAGGAGTTGTCCTTACCCATAGAAATTTAGCGAGCAATGTAGAAATGTTACGAGAGGTTGTAGAGTTCAATCCCAATGATTCCTTCTATGTTCTTTTGCCGCTAAATCATATATTCTCTCAAACAGTTAATATGTTAGCTCCTTTCTCTACTGGCTCTTCAATGATTCTGGCGCGTTCACTTAAATCAAAGGATATAATAGAAGATTGTAAAAAAACAAAACCAACAATATTTGCTGTTGTTCCCCTCATTCTTGAAAAATTTATAGAAGGAATTGAAAAAGAAATAAAAAGATCCCATCTTGCAAAAAGAGCAATATTTAAAGCTTTAGACGGTGTTGGAACTTTTCTCCATAGAATAAAAAGGGGAAGCGGTGGTTTCTTATATTCAACAATTAAGAAAAATCTGGGGCTTGAACGATTAAAATATCTAATATCAGGGGGAGCAGCTCTCCCTAAATGGGTTTCTCAAAAATTTGAACAATGGAGTTTTCCAATAATACAAGGGTATGGTTTAACAGAAACTTCGCCTGTTATTTCTGTTAACCCAATATACGCTCCTAAAAATGAATCAGTAGGTCTTCCTTTACCTGGATTAGAGATCAAAATATTAAATC from candidate division WOR-3 bacterium encodes:
- a CDS encoding AMP-binding protein, producing the protein MKWKFVKEPEEIVTLPQMFLKTVMSYPENAAIKLVGEGGNLKEWSYEELYNLIISLAIQMKTKKIKKGDRVAIYGYYSPEWVITYFAIQFIGAIGVPIDNRLTYREAHYLVNDSGAKILFYSPDLLADELVVEKREKYLPLELPNFTSEVKDFPLPPLSLDDPAVILYTSGTTGSPKGVVLTHRNLASNVEMLREVVEFNPNDSFYVLLPLNHIFSQTVNMLAPFSTGSSMILARSLKSKDIIEDCKKTKPTIFAVVPLILEKFIEGIEKEIKRSHLAKRAIFKALDGVGTFLHRIKRGSGGFLYSTIKKNLGLERLKYLISGGAALPKWVSQKFEQWSFPIIQGYGLTETSPVISVNPIYAPKNESVGLPLPGLEIKILNPNENGVGEIAVKGPSVFKGFWENEEATKEVFEGEWFKTGDLGFLDSEGYLYITGRKKSVIVTKGGKNIYPEEIENYLSQSPLIEEVLVLSKPNPKTGSEELVAIVYPNYEELDEYCRKHRIEEKDPHKIINEEIKKLNQDLTDFKRIRRVLIRDEEFPKTPTRKIKRYLFEEEGVEIQ
- a CDS encoding SagB/ThcOx family dehydrogenase, which gives rise to MREIFIFILFILTFPLLSYTEENGTIKLPKPKIKGGRPLMEVLKDRKTTRSFSEKELPLEELSNLLWAAFGINRPNEGKRTAPSAMNKQEIDIYVALKMGLYLYDPNKNLLKKIHNKDIRRATGEQDFVGIAPINLIFVADYSRMGEISEENKNFFSAIDAGFIAQNVYLYCASNKLGTVVRAWIDRDNLSKLMELKEDQKIIIAQTVGYPAN